The following proteins are co-located in the Desulfobacterales bacterium genome:
- a CDS encoding catalase, translating into MSQKKERMTTAFGIPVGDDQNSLTAGERGPVLMQDVHLLEKLSHFDRERIPERVVHAKGAGAGGFFEVTADVSRYTRAKFLSQIGKRTEVIARFSTVGGERGSADSARDPRGFALKFYTEEGNYDLVGNNTPIFFIRDPLKFPDFIHTQKRHPASNLPDPDMFWDFLSLTPESIHQVTILFSDRGTPATFRHMNGYGSHTFKWYNDKGEYFWVKYHLKTDQGIMNLTREESSKIAGEDLNHATRDLYEAIGKKDYPSWTLEMQIMKPEDAKKYRFDIFDLTKVWPHADCPPIKVGKLVLDRNPVNYFAEVEQAAFSPANLVPGIGVSPDKMLQARLLSYHDTHVHRLGPNYHLLPVNSPKAAAENSYQRDGFMRVDANGADRPNYWPNSFGGPEPDKSVLEPAFEASGMAGHYPFTHPNSDFLQPGNLFRHALSNMDREHLVGNIVAHLGGARKRIQLRQCALFFKADPEYGLRVAEGLALKSNEVKQLAEISTEERNKATSQQVWGD; encoded by the coding sequence ATGTCACAGAAAAAGGAAAGGATGACAACGGCATTCGGCATCCCGGTCGGCGATGATCAGAACAGCCTGACGGCGGGTGAACGTGGGCCGGTTTTAATGCAGGATGTTCACCTGCTTGAAAAACTTTCCCACTTTGACCGGGAACGAATTCCGGAACGGGTGGTTCATGCAAAGGGGGCGGGGGCCGGTGGTTTTTTCGAGGTCACGGCAGATGTGAGCCGGTACACCCGGGCGAAATTCCTTTCGCAGATCGGAAAGCGGACCGAGGTTATTGCGCGGTTTTCCACCGTCGGCGGTGAAAGGGGATCGGCGGATTCTGCACGGGACCCTCGCGGATTTGCGTTAAAATTTTACACGGAAGAGGGGAATTATGATCTGGTAGGGAACAATACCCCGATTTTTTTCATCCGTGATCCCCTCAAATTTCCTGATTTTATTCACACCCAGAAACGTCATCCGGCCTCCAACCTTCCGGACCCGGACATGTTCTGGGATTTTCTGTCCCTGACGCCTGAATCCATCCATCAGGTGACGATTCTGTTCTCCGACCGGGGCACCCCGGCAACGTTTCGTCATATGAACGGTTACGGCAGCCATACGTTTAAATGGTACAATGACAAAGGTGAATATTTCTGGGTAAAGTATCATTTGAAGACCGATCAGGGCATTATGAATCTGACCCGGGAAGAATCTTCGAAAATTGCCGGCGAGGACCTGAACCATGCCACCCGGGATTTATACGAAGCCATCGGAAAAAAAGACTATCCGTCCTGGACGCTTGAAATGCAGATCATGAAGCCGGAAGATGCAAAAAAATATCGCTTTGACATATTTGATCTGACCAAGGTCTGGCCGCATGCGGATTGTCCGCCGATCAAGGTGGGAAAACTGGTACTCGACCGCAATCCGGTCAATTATTTTGCCGAGGTGGAGCAGGCGGCCTTTTCTCCGGCCAATCTGGTTCCGGGTATCGGCGTTTCTCCGGATAAAATGCTCCAGGCACGGCTGCTTTCCTATCATGACACCCATGTACACCGCCTGGGTCCCAATTATCATCTGCTTCCGGTCAATTCACCGAAGGCGGCAGCCGAGAACAGCTACCAGAGAGACGGTTTCATGCGTGTGGATGCGAATGGCGCAGACAGGCCCAATTACTGGCCGAACAGTTTCGGAGGACCTGAACCGGATAAAAGTGTTCTGGAACCGGCATTTGAAGCCTCGGGAATGGCCGGGCATTATCCGTTTACGCATCCGAACAGCGATTTTCTCCAGCCTGGAAACCTGTTTCGACATGCGTTGTCCAACATGGATCGGGAGCATCTGGTCGGGAATATAGTCGCTCACCTGGGCGGGGCACGTAAGCGCATCCAGCTGCGTCAGTGTGCGTTGTTTTTCAAAGCGGATCCGGAATACGGGTTGCGGGTGGCTGAAGGGCTGGCCTTAAAATCCAATGAAGTCAAGCAGCTGGCGGAAATATCCACTGAAGAGCGAAATAAAGCCACCTCTCAGCAGGTATGGGGTGATTAA
- a CDS encoding metallophosphoesterase yields MSLFLAVFLSIYSAMHALFFFRVRPLIPASGYWRFPFTVFLIFMILAPVLSRMFERFGFNLTGRAVGIIGYYWMGFIFLAFTGIILTMAYDLLAWAVSAVTPIGLPLSSGKPAVLGLIVLVVMLCGYGVFEARELKIETIRIETKKFPPNVDRFRIVQISDIHLGLMTQSKRLNAITDAVKSTRPDLIVCTGDLVDGRLDHINGLSDLLRELDAPYGKYAVTGNHEFYAGLARSERFLKKSGFILLRDRAISTDPGLNIVGVDDHSIAGSISEDKLLDSVYGNGQFTLLLKHRPLVSPGSEGRFDLQLSGHTHKGQIFPFNYLVALLFPMIGGHYELANGAHLYTSRGTGTWGPPMRILAPPEITVVELVRGS; encoded by the coding sequence ATGTCCTTATTTCTGGCTGTTTTCCTTTCCATATACAGTGCCATGCACGCACTGTTCTTCTTCCGGGTCCGCCCGCTGATTCCGGCATCCGGTTATTGGCGGTTTCCGTTCACGGTGTTTCTCATTTTCATGATCCTGGCACCTGTCCTGTCACGGATGTTTGAACGTTTCGGCTTTAACCTGACGGGTCGTGCGGTTGGCATCATCGGCTATTACTGGATGGGGTTTATCTTCCTGGCCTTTACGGGAATTATTCTGACGATGGCCTATGACCTTCTGGCATGGGCTGTCAGTGCCGTTACCCCCATCGGTCTGCCCCTGTCTTCCGGAAAGCCTGCCGTGCTGGGATTGATCGTACTGGTTGTCATGCTCTGCGGATATGGCGTATTTGAGGCCCGCGAATTGAAAATTGAAACCATCCGGATCGAAACGAAAAAATTTCCCCCGAATGTAGACCGGTTTCGCATTGTCCAGATTTCGGATATCCATCTGGGACTCATGACGCAATCCAAACGACTGAACGCCATCACCGATGCCGTCAAATCCACCAGACCAGATCTGATCGTCTGCACGGGGGATCTGGTGGACGGCCGCCTGGACCATATTAACGGACTTTCCGACCTGCTCCGGGAACTCGATGCGCCTTACGGCAAATACGCCGTGACCGGAAACCATGAATTTTACGCGGGACTGGCCCGGTCGGAGAGGTTCCTGAAAAAATCAGGATTTATCCTTCTTCGCGACCGCGCCATATCAACCGATCCCGGACTTAACATTGTGGGGGTCGATGATCATTCCATAGCCGGTTCCATTTCTGAAGACAAGCTGCTGGATTCGGTATACGGAAACGGGCAGTTTACCCTGCTTCTCAAGCACCGGCCCCTTGTCAGCCCCGGCTCAGAGGGGCGGTTCGACCTTCAGCTGTCCGGCCATACCCACAAGGGTCAGATATTTCCGTTCAATTATCTGGTCGCCCTTTTATTCCCCATGATCGGTGGGCACTATGAACTGGCAAACGGAGCGCATCTTTATACCAGCCGGGGCACCGGCACATGGGGACCGCCCATGCGGATACTTGCTCCACCGGAAATTACCGTTGTGGAGCTGGTCCGCGGCAGCTGA
- a CDS encoding AMP-binding protein — protein MKRTLDRLLQKSKTLYATRPALSFVGQSPITYCEFHDLVGKLSLFLRTRGIHKGDKIALYSENSPNWAIAYFAVTTMGAVIVPILPDFHPNEVTSIIEHSEAKIVLISERLCKKMEGVIIDTLSSIIIINDWSLLPGASGFSCGHLPEKTNLSDILSKNDISSDALDSTEIDEDDLAAIIYTSGTTGQPKGVMLSHKNIVSNVIACTHIQKINQGDRFLSVLPLSHTYECTIGLILPVMQGASVYYLDKIPAPNVLMPALKKVQPTLMLTVPIVMEKIFKTKILPEFNKNKFMRVLYRISVFRKFLHRAASRKLMETFGGQLKFFGIGGAKLDPITERFLREGKFPYAIGYGISETSPLVAGSNAKKTKFQSTGPSIVDQELKIDNPAPSTGEGQILVRGDNVMKGYYKDPIRTKEVFTEDGWFKTGDLGMLDKDNYLFIKGRLKNMILGPCGENIYPEEIESIINNHDFVIESVVYELKGKLVARVHLNQEKLEAEFSELKHSAVQFQSEMQQSINDRLREIKTHVNEKVNKFSRLTQVLHEMQPFEKTPTQKIKRYKYIH, from the coding sequence ATGAAACGAACTCTGGACAGACTCCTTCAGAAATCAAAAACGCTGTATGCCACCCGACCGGCGTTGAGCTTTGTCGGGCAGTCACCTATCACCTATTGCGAGTTTCATGACTTAGTCGGAAAGCTGTCATTATTTCTCCGCACCCGGGGAATTCACAAGGGAGATAAAATTGCGCTTTACAGTGAAAATTCACCCAACTGGGCAATCGCCTATTTTGCCGTTACAACGATGGGAGCGGTCATTGTGCCGATCCTGCCGGATTTTCATCCCAACGAGGTCACATCTATCATTGAGCATTCCGAGGCAAAAATCGTTTTAATCTCCGAACGCTTGTGTAAAAAAATGGAAGGGGTTATCATCGATACGCTTTCTTCCATCATAATTATCAATGACTGGAGCCTGCTACCCGGAGCTTCCGGGTTTTCCTGCGGCCATTTACCTGAAAAAACCAATCTGTCAGATATTCTGAGCAAAAACGACATTTCATCAGACGCCCTGGACAGCACCGAGATCGACGAGGATGATCTGGCCGCCATTATCTATACCTCAGGGACGACCGGACAACCCAAGGGGGTCATGCTCAGCCATAAAAACATCGTCTCCAACGTCATCGCCTGTACCCACATCCAGAAGATTAATCAGGGTGACAGGTTTCTTTCCGTGCTTCCACTGTCCCACACCTATGAATGCACGATAGGCCTTATCCTTCCTGTCATGCAGGGAGCATCCGTATATTATCTGGACAAAATTCCTGCACCCAATGTACTGATGCCCGCATTAAAAAAGGTCCAGCCGACGCTGATGCTGACGGTTCCAATTGTTATGGAAAAAATATTCAAGACCAAAATACTGCCTGAATTCAACAAAAACAAATTCATGCGGGTCCTGTACCGAATCAGTGTGTTCCGCAAATTTCTGCACCGTGCTGCATCCAGAAAGCTGATGGAAACATTCGGAGGACAACTGAAATTTTTCGGAATCGGCGGTGCCAAACTGGACCCGATTACGGAACGGTTTTTGAGAGAGGGAAAATTTCCTTATGCCATCGGCTATGGAATATCCGAAACATCACCGCTGGTTGCCGGCTCAAACGCAAAAAAAACAAAATTCCAGTCCACCGGACCTTCGATCGTCGACCAGGAACTCAAAATTGACAATCCGGCTCCCTCGACCGGAGAAGGCCAGATACTGGTCCGGGGCGACAATGTCATGAAAGGTTATTATAAAGACCCCATTCGGACAAAAGAAGTGTTCACCGAGGACGGATGGTTTAAAACCGGCGATCTGGGCATGCTGGACAAGGACAACTACCTTTTTATCAAAGGGCGTCTGAAAAACATGATTTTAGGCCCCTGCGGAGAAAATATCTATCCGGAGGAAATCGAATCAATCATCAATAATCACGATTTTGTCATTGAATCGGTAGTTTATGAACTAAAAGGAAAACTGGTGGCCCGAGTTCACCTCAATCAGGAAAAACTCGAGGCTGAATTCAGCGAATTAAAACACAGTGCGGTTCAGTTTCAATCTGAAATGCAGCAATCTATCAACGATAGATTGCGGGAAATCAAAACCCATGTCAACGAGAAGGTGAATAAATTTTCCCGATTGACCCAGGTTCTGCACGAAATGCAGCCGTTTGAAAAAACACCGACCCAGAAAATCAAGCGATATAAGTACATCCATTAA
- a CDS encoding sensor domain-containing diguanylate cyclase, whose translation MTQRKNQLITIISLLLIAGFMVTSLASFFVSRSSLRSHIIQNELPLTSDNIYSEIQHDLLRPIFISSLMATDTFLRDWVLQGEQCADKITHYLKEIQIKYNTFTAFFVSEQTKIYYHSDGILKKIKPDEARDKWYFRVQKMTSDYEINVDPDMANKDAMTIFINHRVYDYKGNYIGATGIGLTVHAVKLLIENYQQRYHRNIYFIDKEGNIPLHGQNFTTDIKNIFEIDGIRSLRTKILFNQDTSFKYKNNGTTVHLNTRYIPEFGWYLFVEQSEEESIRQILHTLFINLAICIVITIIVVMLTNLTLSAYQSRLEKMATTDKLTGIYNRRAFDIIINQALKDVHRNKTGLSVILFDIDLFKKINDTLGHIAGDSVIQHVVNITCSNMRASDVICRWGGEEFLILLKGCNLDNAFNMAEKIRKAVSNAPALYKGTEIPVTISLGVAQYIPEDNEDSMLIRVDKALYTAKQSGRNRTEKAPLPM comes from the coding sequence ATGACACAAAGGAAAAACCAGCTTATCACCATTATCAGTTTACTGCTGATCGCAGGCTTCATGGTTACGAGTCTGGCAAGTTTCTTTGTTTCCAGATCTTCATTGCGTTCACATATCATCCAAAATGAACTGCCATTGACCAGTGACAATATTTATTCTGAAATCCAGCATGATCTGCTTCGTCCAATTTTTATTTCATCACTCATGGCGACGGACACCTTCCTTCGGGACTGGGTGCTGCAGGGTGAACAGTGCGCGGATAAAATCACTCACTATCTTAAAGAAATTCAAATAAAATACAATACGTTCACAGCCTTTTTTGTTTCCGAACAGACAAAAATTTACTATCATTCGGATGGAATTTTAAAAAAAATAAAGCCCGATGAAGCGCGTGACAAATGGTATTTTCGTGTTCAGAAAATGACATCCGATTATGAGATAAATGTTGACCCTGACATGGCCAATAAAGATGCCATGACGATATTCATCAATCATCGGGTCTATGACTATAAAGGCAACTATATCGGGGCAACCGGAATAGGGCTTACGGTTCATGCCGTAAAATTACTGATTGAAAATTACCAGCAACGATACCATCGTAACATATACTTTATTGATAAAGAGGGAAACATTCCCCTTCATGGACAAAATTTTACGACAGACATAAAAAACATCTTCGAAATCGACGGTATCCGTTCTCTGCGGACGAAAATATTATTCAATCAGGACACTTCTTTCAAATATAAAAACAACGGGACGACGGTTCATCTGAACACCCGGTATATCCCTGAATTCGGTTGGTATTTATTTGTGGAACAGAGCGAAGAGGAGTCAATCAGGCAAATTCTTCACACGCTTTTTATCAATCTGGCCATATGCATTGTGATCACAATCATAGTCGTCATGTTAACGAATCTGACTTTGTCTGCTTATCAGAGCCGGCTTGAAAAAATGGCAACGACGGACAAGCTCACCGGAATCTATAATCGACGGGCGTTTGATATCATCATTAATCAGGCATTAAAGGATGTTCATCGAAACAAAACCGGCTTATCTGTAATATTATTTGACATTGACCTTTTCAAAAAAATCAATGACACGCTGGGCCATATTGCGGGGGATTCAGTGATACAACATGTCGTTAACATCACCTGCAGTAACATGCGGGCTTCTGACGTAATTTGCAGGTGGGGCGGGGAAGAATTTTTAATTCTTCTGAAAGGATGCAACCTGGATAACGCATTCAATATGGCAGAAAAAATTCGTAAAGCGGTCAGCAACGCACCGGCTCTTTATAAAGGCACAGAGATTCCGGTAACCATCAGCCTCGGGGTTGCGCAGTATATCCCCGAAGATAACGAAGACAGCATGCTCATTCGAGTCGACAAAGCACTTTATACGGCCAAGCAGAGCGGACGGAATCGAACGGAAAAAGCTCCCCTGCCCATGTAA
- a CDS encoding DUF2284 domain-containing protein codes for MEDFKIRSVPLSELSDYHRPEEVTGYCKSCPKYGQFWSCPPHGFDVSGYIHQFQHACIIGVKVHLDPVQNRNDALAYYHRRRHLLNAALLEIEADLSTAEVLFSGNCDVCNTCSRKEGQPCIRKDKMRYSLESLGYNVSEISETLLGKKLQWDQAKMPEYLFLVAAILSNAVIDTGTIKLA; via the coding sequence TTGGAAGATTTTAAGATCAGATCCGTACCGCTTTCCGAATTATCCGATTATCACCGGCCCGAAGAGGTGACAGGTTACTGTAAGTCATGTCCGAAATATGGGCAATTCTGGTCCTGTCCCCCTCACGGGTTTGATGTCTCCGGCTATATCCATCAATTTCAGCATGCCTGTATCATCGGGGTAAAAGTCCATTTGGACCCCGTTCAAAACCGGAACGACGCATTGGCGTATTACCACCGCAGGCGCCATCTGCTGAACGCCGCCCTGTTGGAAATCGAAGCAGATCTTTCAACCGCCGAGGTTCTGTTTTCCGGCAACTGTGACGTCTGCAATACCTGCAGCAGAAAAGAAGGGCAGCCCTGCATTCGGAAAGACAAAATGCGGTATTCCCTTGAATCCCTGGGATATAACGTCTCAGAGATCAGTGAAACGCTTCTGGGCAAAAAACTCCAATGGGATCAGGCAAAGATGCCGGAGTATCTGTTTCTGGTAGCCGCAATTTTGAGCAATGCCGTAATCGATACGGGGACCATAAAACTGGCCTGA